From the genome of Helicoverpa zea isolate HzStark_Cry1AcR chromosome 1, ilHelZeax1.1, whole genome shotgun sequence, one region includes:
- the LOC124632489 gene encoding atlastin-2-like, translating into MSGGMNMNSSEGLQVVKLGQGAAPFELDVEALQRVLLRPEVRHLPVALVSVAGAYRGGKSFMLDFFLRYLNADRDRQLSGEWLGAEDDPLSGFHWRGGCERDTTGIHLWPHPVITTLDSTGEKVAVLLMDTQGTFDSETTIGQNSTIFALSTLISSVQIYNLSGNIREDDLQHLQLFTEYGRLACEGQEKAFQNLTFLVRDWMSEFEHPHGYSGGEQLLRKRLQSKPNQKAELREVRAHICSCFDQMKCFLMPHPGLSVANQTFTGCLRDLTEKFRLALLEFVPSLFDPRNLTPKLVNGERVTVQDLVDYFQKYVDIFNSDEVPEAVTIFKATAAACLAACVRAAREVYEARMSQRVRDAASLPPALLARCHAAARLHATQHYHDKKKLGSQDDIDHHYEQLNRELEATLSVYMWKNEAKLRETVAQAKQAYDAAMSRVCGEAARVCLHPLDLERLHADALAAALAIFDAARQVADDVEDEQRTELERNFEEQLKQLRTINEHNNDNAVSLALEGYVSRMRGAAGAAGAGGLSAAELRAQHDAAAARAREHFAELRNAATDHKQDPYLQRLREEIERSFVEVQKANENNNLMAVVAVESAYRDLVMAEWGPPTCCMHPRALLELHERVVPQAMAQILDNRLHTDDDGFREMLQEKLSSRYAELKSNNEYNNRRAVEQALAVYTQKMDKATQPSLASVLVAPFIVKLLAVLPARHDEYRDLARRHFRNMRRGPDYGDDCYYDRLNEEIEAAFEVYSNPTNSIMREIGFQR; encoded by the exons ATGAGTGGCGGCATGAACATGAACAGCAGCGAGGGTCTGCAGGTTGTGAAGCTGGGGCAGGGGGCCGCGCCCTTCGAGCTGGACGTGGAAGCGCTGCAGCGAGTGCTGCTGCGGCCCGAAGTGCGCCACCTGCCCGTGGCCCTGGTCAGCGTGGCCGGCGCCTACCGCGGCGGCAAGTCCTTCATGCTCGACTTCTTCCTCAGATATCTCAACGCGGAT CGTGATAGACAGCTGAGCGGTGAATGGCTGGGAGCAGAAGACGATCCGTTGAGTGGGTTCCACTGGAGAGGCGGTTGTGAACGGGACACCACTGGCATCCATCTGTGGCCACACCCCGTCATCACCACCCTAGATTCCACCGGGGAGAAG GTGGCTGTGCTTCTAATGGACACGCAAGGCACCTTCGACTCGGAGACTACAATCGGTCAGAATTCTACCATTTTCGCCTTATCGACTCTCATCTCGTCCGTGCAAATCTACAACCTTTCCGGCAACATTAGGGAAGACGATCTACAGCACCTGCAG CTGTTCACAGAATACGGCCGGCTCGCGTGCGAGGGCCAGGAGAAGGCGTTCCAGAACCTCACCTTCCTCGTGAGAGACTGGATGAGCGAGTTCGAACATCCTCACGGCTACAGCGGAGGAGAGCAACTGCTCAGGAAAAGACTTCAG TCAAAGCCGAATCAGAAAGCAGAGTTACGGGAAGTGCGCGCACACATCTGTTCATGCTTCGATCAGATGAAGTGCTTCCTGATGCCGCACCCGGGGCTCAGCGTCGCCAACCAGACCTTCACTGGCTGTCTGAGAG ACTTGACAGAAAAGTTCCGACTAGCCCTATTGGAGTTTGTGCCTTCACTGTTCGATCCTCGAAACCTGACACCCAAGCTGGTGAACGGCGAGCGGGTCACGGTTCAGGACTTGGTCGACTACTTCCAGAAGTACGTCGATATCTTTAACAGCGATGAGGTTCCTGAGGCCGTCACTATTTTTAAG GCGACGGCGGCAGCGTGCCTGGCGGCGTGCGTGCGGGCGGCGCGCGAGGTGTACGAGGCGCGCATGTCGCAGCGCGTGCGCGACGCCGCCAGCCTGCCGCCCGCGCTGCTCGCGCGCTGCCACGCCGCCGCGCGCCTGCACGCAACGCAGCACTACCACGACAAGAAGAAGCTCGGCTCGCAGGACGACATCGACCACCATTACGAACAACTCAACAGG GAGCTGGAAGCCACCCTATCAGTTTACATGTGGAAAAACGAGGCCAAGTTGCGAGAAACTGTGGCACAAGCTAAGCAAGCGTACGATGCTGCCATGAGCCGCGTGTGCGGAGAGGCGGCGCGGGTGTGCCTGCACCCGCTCGACCTCGAGCGTCTGCACGCCGACGCGCTAGCAGCCGCGCTCGCAATCTTCGACGCCGCCAGACAAGTGGCGGATGACGTCGAAGACGAGCAAAGGACGGAATTAGAGCGG AATTTTGAAGAGCAACTGAAGCAGTTGCGTACAATCAACGAGCACAACAACGACAACGCGGTGTCGCTTGCGCTGGAGGGGTACGTGTCGCGcatgcgcggcgcggcgggcgcggcgggcgcgggcgggctGAGCGCGGCCGAGCTGCGCGCGCAGCAcgacgcggcggcggcgcgggcgcgcgaACACTTCGCCGAGCTCAGGAACGCTGCCACGGACCACAAGCAAGACCCGTACCTACAGCGACTGCGTGAA GAAATCGAGCGTAGCTTTGTGGAAGTCCAAAAGGCGAATGAGAACAACAACCTGATGGCCGTGGTCGCCGTAGAGAGCGCGTACCGGGACCTGGTGATGGCGGAGTGGGGCCCGCCCACGTGCTGCATGCACCCGCGCGCGCTGCTCGAGCTGCACGAGCGCGTCGTGCCGCAGGCCATGGCGCAGATCCTCGACAACAGACTCCACACAGATGACGACGGCTTCAGGGAAATGTTGCAAGAG AAGCTGAGTAGCCGCTACGCTGAACTAAAGAGCAACAACGAGTACAACAACAGGAGGGCGGTTGAGCAGGCTCTGGCGGTGTACACGCAGAAGATGGACAAGGCGACGCAGCCGTCGCTGGCGTCGGTGCTCGTCGCGCCCTTCATCGTCAAGCTGCTGGCCGTGCTGCCGGCGCGGCACGACGAGTACCGCGACCTCGCGCGGCGACACTTCCGCAACATGCGCCGCGGACCTGACTACGGTGATGACTGCTATTATGATAGGCTCAACGAG GAAATTGAAGCAGCTTTTGAAGTTTACAGCAATCCTACGAACTCTATCATGAGAGAAATCGGCTTCCAGCGATAG